The Scophthalmus maximus strain ysfricsl-2021 chromosome 7, ASM2237912v1, whole genome shotgun sequence genome includes a window with the following:
- the LOC118315728 gene encoding protein inscuteable homolog isoform X2 — protein sequence MATPQSSSRQSSSLSSSPMSRMQSLQVDSVQRWMEDLRHMTEVECMCVLQAKPIGVEEDSQQGELIMGSAVGAGDHVARNNLQTLLRRALVVSTELGKMFQRLEKGRWQRVHGTAVRANCHVRSLVHEYSAARSTPPEMQKYETSLLEKCMELTNITERCLHTDDEFFLKSMREAIHEILTDVSDSFSNMIDMALANEIRVLIKQIESSDNIHIIGSAISNLLSLTQDGPQLCSIIAKEGAVVALFKICRQDRFKDLYAHALRTVASICCVEEGINQLDKVDGILCLADILTDESSVEAARAEAAAVVAQITSPHHTSTQHLASFLESMHDIVTSLIKLCESASCGEVFLLASAALANITFFDSMACEILLQLNAVQILLQACKDRQRVDTPYSKDQVVTILANLSVLEQCASEVLQEQGTERLLLLLGEKPSSSSPSEGAACERVQQKAAVTLARLSRDPDVAQTAIQLKAVPRLIELCRSPTERNNSDSVLVACLAALRRLAAGCPDSIEAADHQQLIKPRLVDSFLLCSNMEESFV from the exons ATGGCGACTCCTCAGAGCAGCTCCAGACAGAGCAGCTCCCTCTCTTCATCACCCATGAG CCGGATGCAATCTCTCCAGGTGGACTCTGTCCAGCGCTGGATGGAGGACCTGCGCCACATGACCGAGGTGGAGTGCATGTGTGTCCTCCAAGCCAAACCCATCGGAGTGGAGGAGGACTCCCAGCAGGGAGAGTTGATCATGGGCTCCGCAGTCGGTGCCGGCGACCACGTGGCCAGGAACAACCTGCAGACACTCCTCCGCCGAGCACTGGTGGTCAGCACTGAGCTCGGCAAGATGTTCCAGCGGTTGGAGAAGGGACGCTGGCAGAGGGTCCACGGCACCGCCGTGCGGGCCAACTGCCACGTTCGCTCTCTGGTGCACGAGTACAGCGCCGCCCGCAGCACGCCACCCGAGATGCAGAAG tATGAGACATCTCTACTGGAGAAGTGCATGGAGCTGACTAATATTACAGAGAG GTGCCTTCACACCGACGACGAGTTCTTCCTCAAGTCCATGAGAGAGGCTATCCATGAGATCCTCACTGATGTCAGCGATTCATTCAGCAACATGATCGACATGGCCTTGGCGAACGAGATCCGG GTCCTGATCAAACAGATTGAATCATCGGACAACATTCACATCATCGGCAGTGCCATCAGCAACCTGTTGTCCCTCACCCAGGACGGACCTCAGCTCTGCAGCATCATTGCCAAG GAAGGAGCTGTGGTGGCCCTGTTTAAGATCTGCAGGCAGGACCGCTTCAAGGACCTGTACGCTCACGCTCTGAGAACAGTGGCCTCCATCTGCTGTGTGGAGGAGGGCATCAACCAGCTGGACAAG GTGGATGGGATCCTGTGCCTGGCGGACATATTGACCGACGAAAGCAGCGTGGAGGCGGCCAGGGCCGAGGCGGCGGCGGTCGTGGCTCagatcacctcacctcaccacaCGTCCACGCAGCACCTCGCCAGCTTCCTGGAGAGCATGCACGACATCGTCACGTCGCTCATCA AGTTGTGCGAGAGCGCCTCCTGTGGTGAGGTGTTCCTCCTCGCATCCGCAGCCTTGGCCAACATCACCTTCTTCGACAGCATGGCCTGCGAgatcctgctgcagctcaacgCCGTCCAGATCCTGCTGCAGGCCTGCAAAGACCGACAGAGGGTCGACACGCCCTACTCCAAAGACCAG GTTGTGACAATCTTGGCGAACCTCTCAGTCTTAGAGCAGTGTGCTTCTGAAGTCCTGCAAGAGCAAG GAACGGagcgactgctgctgctgctgggtgaaAAGCCGTCCTCCTCCAGTCCATCGGAGGGCGCCGCCTGCGAGCGCGTCCAGCAGAAAGCTGCAGTCACCCTGGCCCGTCTGAGCCGAGACCCTGATGTGGCCCAAACAGCCATCCAGCTAAAAG CTGTTCCACGTCTCATTGAACTGTGTCGGTCTCCTACTGAGAGAAATAACAGCGACTCAGTGCTGGTCGCTTGCCTG gctGCCTTGAGGAGACTGGCAGCAGGGTGCCCAGACAGCATCGAGGCAGCCGACCACCAGCAGCTCATCAAACCGCGGCTGGTCGACTctttcctgctgtgttccaaCATGGAGGAGAGCTTTGTATGA
- the LOC118315728 gene encoding protein inscuteable homolog isoform X1 — protein sequence MATPQSSSRQSSSLSSSPMSSRMQSLQVDSVQRWMEDLRHMTEVECMCVLQAKPIGVEEDSQQGELIMGSAVGAGDHVARNNLQTLLRRALVVSTELGKMFQRLEKGRWQRVHGTAVRANCHVRSLVHEYSAARSTPPEMQKYETSLLEKCMELTNITERCLHTDDEFFLKSMREAIHEILTDVSDSFSNMIDMALANEIRVLIKQIESSDNIHIIGSAISNLLSLTQDGPQLCSIIAKEGAVVALFKICRQDRFKDLYAHALRTVASICCVEEGINQLDKVDGILCLADILTDESSVEAARAEAAAVVAQITSPHHTSTQHLASFLESMHDIVTSLIKLCESASCGEVFLLASAALANITFFDSMACEILLQLNAVQILLQACKDRQRVDTPYSKDQVVTILANLSVLEQCASEVLQEQGTERLLLLLGEKPSSSSPSEGAACERVQQKAAVTLARLSRDPDVAQTAIQLKAVPRLIELCRSPTERNNSDSVLVACLAALRRLAAGCPDSIEAADHQQLIKPRLVDSFLLCSNMEESFV from the exons ATGGCGACTCCTCAGAGCAGCTCCAGACAGAGCAGCTCCCTCTCTTCATCACCCATGAG CAGCCGGATGCAATCTCTCCAGGTGGACTCTGTCCAGCGCTGGATGGAGGACCTGCGCCACATGACCGAGGTGGAGTGCATGTGTGTCCTCCAAGCCAAACCCATCGGAGTGGAGGAGGACTCCCAGCAGGGAGAGTTGATCATGGGCTCCGCAGTCGGTGCCGGCGACCACGTGGCCAGGAACAACCTGCAGACACTCCTCCGCCGAGCACTGGTGGTCAGCACTGAGCTCGGCAAGATGTTCCAGCGGTTGGAGAAGGGACGCTGGCAGAGGGTCCACGGCACCGCCGTGCGGGCCAACTGCCACGTTCGCTCTCTGGTGCACGAGTACAGCGCCGCCCGCAGCACGCCACCCGAGATGCAGAAG tATGAGACATCTCTACTGGAGAAGTGCATGGAGCTGACTAATATTACAGAGAG GTGCCTTCACACCGACGACGAGTTCTTCCTCAAGTCCATGAGAGAGGCTATCCATGAGATCCTCACTGATGTCAGCGATTCATTCAGCAACATGATCGACATGGCCTTGGCGAACGAGATCCGG GTCCTGATCAAACAGATTGAATCATCGGACAACATTCACATCATCGGCAGTGCCATCAGCAACCTGTTGTCCCTCACCCAGGACGGACCTCAGCTCTGCAGCATCATTGCCAAG GAAGGAGCTGTGGTGGCCCTGTTTAAGATCTGCAGGCAGGACCGCTTCAAGGACCTGTACGCTCACGCTCTGAGAACAGTGGCCTCCATCTGCTGTGTGGAGGAGGGCATCAACCAGCTGGACAAG GTGGATGGGATCCTGTGCCTGGCGGACATATTGACCGACGAAAGCAGCGTGGAGGCGGCCAGGGCCGAGGCGGCGGCGGTCGTGGCTCagatcacctcacctcaccacaCGTCCACGCAGCACCTCGCCAGCTTCCTGGAGAGCATGCACGACATCGTCACGTCGCTCATCA AGTTGTGCGAGAGCGCCTCCTGTGGTGAGGTGTTCCTCCTCGCATCCGCAGCCTTGGCCAACATCACCTTCTTCGACAGCATGGCCTGCGAgatcctgctgcagctcaacgCCGTCCAGATCCTGCTGCAGGCCTGCAAAGACCGACAGAGGGTCGACACGCCCTACTCCAAAGACCAG GTTGTGACAATCTTGGCGAACCTCTCAGTCTTAGAGCAGTGTGCTTCTGAAGTCCTGCAAGAGCAAG GAACGGagcgactgctgctgctgctgggtgaaAAGCCGTCCTCCTCCAGTCCATCGGAGGGCGCCGCCTGCGAGCGCGTCCAGCAGAAAGCTGCAGTCACCCTGGCCCGTCTGAGCCGAGACCCTGATGTGGCCCAAACAGCCATCCAGCTAAAAG CTGTTCCACGTCTCATTGAACTGTGTCGGTCTCCTACTGAGAGAAATAACAGCGACTCAGTGCTGGTCGCTTGCCTG gctGCCTTGAGGAGACTGGCAGCAGGGTGCCCAGACAGCATCGAGGCAGCCGACCACCAGCAGCTCATCAAACCGCGGCTGGTCGACTctttcctgctgtgttccaaCATGGAGGAGAGCTTTGTATGA
- the LOC118315728 gene encoding protein inscuteable homolog isoform X3 produces the protein MQSLQVDSVQRWMEDLRHMTEVECMCVLQAKPIGVEEDSQQGELIMGSAVGAGDHVARNNLQTLLRRALVVSTELGKMFQRLEKGRWQRVHGTAVRANCHVRSLVHEYSAARSTPPEMQKYETSLLEKCMELTNITERCLHTDDEFFLKSMREAIHEILTDVSDSFSNMIDMALANEIRVLIKQIESSDNIHIIGSAISNLLSLTQDGPQLCSIIAKEGAVVALFKICRQDRFKDLYAHALRTVASICCVEEGINQLDKVDGILCLADILTDESSVEAARAEAAAVVAQITSPHHTSTQHLASFLESMHDIVTSLIKLCESASCGEVFLLASAALANITFFDSMACEILLQLNAVQILLQACKDRQRVDTPYSKDQVVTILANLSVLEQCASEVLQEQGTERLLLLLGEKPSSSSPSEGAACERVQQKAAVTLARLSRDPDVAQTAIQLKAVPRLIELCRSPTERNNSDSVLVACLAALRRLAAGCPDSIEAADHQQLIKPRLVDSFLLCSNMEESFV, from the exons ATGCAATCTCTCCAGGTGGACTCTGTCCAGCGCTGGATGGAGGACCTGCGCCACATGACCGAGGTGGAGTGCATGTGTGTCCTCCAAGCCAAACCCATCGGAGTGGAGGAGGACTCCCAGCAGGGAGAGTTGATCATGGGCTCCGCAGTCGGTGCCGGCGACCACGTGGCCAGGAACAACCTGCAGACACTCCTCCGCCGAGCACTGGTGGTCAGCACTGAGCTCGGCAAGATGTTCCAGCGGTTGGAGAAGGGACGCTGGCAGAGGGTCCACGGCACCGCCGTGCGGGCCAACTGCCACGTTCGCTCTCTGGTGCACGAGTACAGCGCCGCCCGCAGCACGCCACCCGAGATGCAGAAG tATGAGACATCTCTACTGGAGAAGTGCATGGAGCTGACTAATATTACAGAGAG GTGCCTTCACACCGACGACGAGTTCTTCCTCAAGTCCATGAGAGAGGCTATCCATGAGATCCTCACTGATGTCAGCGATTCATTCAGCAACATGATCGACATGGCCTTGGCGAACGAGATCCGG GTCCTGATCAAACAGATTGAATCATCGGACAACATTCACATCATCGGCAGTGCCATCAGCAACCTGTTGTCCCTCACCCAGGACGGACCTCAGCTCTGCAGCATCATTGCCAAG GAAGGAGCTGTGGTGGCCCTGTTTAAGATCTGCAGGCAGGACCGCTTCAAGGACCTGTACGCTCACGCTCTGAGAACAGTGGCCTCCATCTGCTGTGTGGAGGAGGGCATCAACCAGCTGGACAAG GTGGATGGGATCCTGTGCCTGGCGGACATATTGACCGACGAAAGCAGCGTGGAGGCGGCCAGGGCCGAGGCGGCGGCGGTCGTGGCTCagatcacctcacctcaccacaCGTCCACGCAGCACCTCGCCAGCTTCCTGGAGAGCATGCACGACATCGTCACGTCGCTCATCA AGTTGTGCGAGAGCGCCTCCTGTGGTGAGGTGTTCCTCCTCGCATCCGCAGCCTTGGCCAACATCACCTTCTTCGACAGCATGGCCTGCGAgatcctgctgcagctcaacgCCGTCCAGATCCTGCTGCAGGCCTGCAAAGACCGACAGAGGGTCGACACGCCCTACTCCAAAGACCAG GTTGTGACAATCTTGGCGAACCTCTCAGTCTTAGAGCAGTGTGCTTCTGAAGTCCTGCAAGAGCAAG GAACGGagcgactgctgctgctgctgggtgaaAAGCCGTCCTCCTCCAGTCCATCGGAGGGCGCCGCCTGCGAGCGCGTCCAGCAGAAAGCTGCAGTCACCCTGGCCCGTCTGAGCCGAGACCCTGATGTGGCCCAAACAGCCATCCAGCTAAAAG CTGTTCCACGTCTCATTGAACTGTGTCGGTCTCCTACTGAGAGAAATAACAGCGACTCAGTGCTGGTCGCTTGCCTG gctGCCTTGAGGAGACTGGCAGCAGGGTGCCCAGACAGCATCGAGGCAGCCGACCACCAGCAGCTCATCAAACCGCGGCTGGTCGACTctttcctgctgtgttccaaCATGGAGGAGAGCTTTGTATGA